The Candida albicans SC5314 chromosome 5, complete sequence genome includes a region encoding these proteins:
- the MDJ1 gene encoding Mdj1p (Putative member of the HSP40 (DnaJ) family of chaperones; rat catheter and Spider biofilm induced), with translation MRIPSARFVRTGLCSFKPRSFASGRLPYTYLATRAFHSSKIRAINFDPYKTLGVDKSADDRQIKKAYYDLVKKYHPDVNKEKDAEKRFHKIQESYELLRDKEKRAQYDQFGASAFDANGNANPFAGQGGNPFGGFGGGSAGGNPFSGMGFDFEDLFREAFAGGRGGAGGGRGGRSFVTEHVGDNIEVLKTIPFKDSIFGTSVTINYKAVDSCTTCSGSGLKAGAKKNTCPTCHGAGQTTHVMGGFHMSSTCPSCQGAGVTISKSDECGTCHGHGVQEIPKSKTVEIPAGVSDGTRIRIPGAGDAPMVTKDPYNQLVNGDLIIRINVQKDPVFSRNKNDLVINEEILMTTAALGGEIVVPTLDGQKIKLKVRPGVQNGRKLTIPEKGVPINRNLNNRGNLEVILNVKTVVPETPTQKALLEALADTFNDKNAKRTDADWSLDIEDDKNGKVNETYDESDLHPSKLKRIGKVLGKFFNFEQNDKGTKKNN, from the coding sequence ATGAGAATACCCTCAGCAAGATTTGTTAGAACAGGTTTATGTTCCTTTAAGCCTAGATCTTTTGCATCAGGTAGATTACCTTACACTTACTTGGCCACAAGAGCATTTCACTCATCAAAAATAAGAGCCATTAATTTTGATCCTTATAAGACATTGGGAGTAGACAAATCAGCAGATGATAGACAGATTAAGAAAGCATACTATGATTTAGTTAAAAAATACCATCCTGATGTGAACAAGGAGAAGGATGCAGAAAAGAGATTTCATAAGATCCAAGAAAGTTATGAGTTATTGCGAGACAAAGAGAAGAGAGCACAATACGATCAGTTTGGAGCTTCTGCCTTTGATGCAAATGGAAATGCCAATCCGTTTGCAGGACAAGGAGGAAACCCATTCGGTGGATTCGGGGGAGGATCAGCTGGAGGCAACCCATTTTCAGGTATGGGATTTGATTTCGAAGATTTGTTTAGGGAAGCCTTTGCAGGTGGAAGAGGCGGAGCAGGTGGCGGTAGAGGTGGTAGATCCTTTGTAACTGAACATGTTGGTGACAATATTGAAGTTTTAAAAACTATTCCCTTTAAAGATTCTATATTTGGTACATCTGTGACAATCAATTACAAGGCAGTTGATTCATGTACAACATGTAGTGGAAGTGGATTGAAAGCAGGAGCTAAAAAGAATACTTGTCCAACATGTCATGGTGCTGGTCAAACTACTCATGTCATGGGTGGGTTCCATATGTCTTCCACGTGTCCATCTTGCCAAGGTGCTGGTGTTACTATATCGAAAAGTGATGAGTGTGGAACGTGCCATGGTCATGGAGTTCAAGAAATTCCTAAATCTAAGACTGTTGAAATCCCTGCAGGTGTTAGTGATGGTACCAGAATCAGAATTCCTGGTGCCGGTGATGCTCCAATGGTAACCAAAGACCCTTATAACCAATTAGTGAATGgtgatttgattattagAATCAACGTACAAAAGGATCCTGTTTTCAGTCGTAACAAAAATGATTTAGTTATCaatgaagaaatattgATGACCACTGCAGCATTAGGAGGAGAGATCGTTGTTCCAACTTTAGATGGACAAaagataaaattaaaagtgaGACCTGGTGTTCAAAATGGAAGAAAATTAACTATACCTGAAAAGGGTGTACCAATAAACAGAAACTTGAATAACCGTGGTAACTTAGAAGTTATTTTGAATGTCAAGACTGTTGTCCCAGAAACTCCAACACAGAAGGCCTTACTAGAAGCTTTGGCTGATACATTCAATGACAAGAATGCCAAGAGAACAGACGCCGATTGGAGCTTGGATATTGAAGATGACAAAAATGGCAAGGTAAACGAGACATATGACGAAAGTGATTTGCATCCATCCAAGTTGAAGAGAATTGGAAAAGTATTAGGcaagtttttcaattttgaacaaaatgACAAAGGtacaaaaaagaacaattga
- the HEX1 gene encoding Hex1p (Beta-N-acetylhexosaminidase/chitobiase, highly glycosylated enzyme that is secreted to the periplasm and culture medium; required for full virulence; may have role in carbon or nitrogen scavenging; possibly an essential gene (UAU1 method)), which translates to MVLDKMIIFHLLLWLCNVVVHAAKVEILPAPQSVTWENDTAIIINPRLLQANTSCPLLEDAFVRTVSAIEKSKWHPFPIDDFNTANGKNIKTSLVHIQVDDATVDLQLGVNESYTLKINTDGINIHAATTWGALHGLVSLQQLIIHTSEDKYVVPSSVTISDFPNFKHRGLMIDSGRNFLTVDSILEQIDIMALSKMNSLHWHLADSQSWPVALESYPHMIKDAYSNDEVYSKNDLKYIVDYARARGVRVIPEIDMPGHARAGWKQVDPTIVECADAFWTDAAVEPPPGQLNIESEKTYEVISNVYNELSDIFIDDVFHVGNDELQEKCYSAQLSPNNTVTDLLKRYLKKALPIFNKVNHRKLTMWDDVLLSDVSADKIPSNITLQVWHEISGVKNLTSRGYDVVVSSSDFLYLDCGNAGWVTNDPRYVETPENVDFNTGQGGSWCGPYKSYQRIYNFDFTANLTETEKNHVLGAEAALWSEQVDSTVLTTKIWPRTAALAELTWSGNKDSNGHHRGYEFTQRILNFREYLVKLGYGVSPLVPKYCLLNPHACDLYKNPPVY; encoded by the coding sequence atggTGTTAGATAAAATGATTATCTTTCATTTGCTTCTTTGGTTGTGCAATGTGGTTGTCCACGCTGCCAAGGTTGAAATACTCCCAGCTCCACAGTCAGTAACCTGGGAAAATGACACAgcaattattataaatcCAAGATTGTTACAAGCCAACACCTCCTGTCCACTTTTAGAAGATGCATTTGTTAGAACTGTCTCGGCAATAGAAAAGCTGAAATGGCACCCTTTCCCCATTGATGACTTTAACACTGCAAATggaaaaaatattaaaacaTCTTTAGTACATATCCAAGTAGACGATGCTACAGTCGACTTGCAACTTGGAGTTAATGAATCTTACACCTTGAAAATTAATACAGATGGAATTAATATCCATGCAGCAACCACCTGGGGAGCATTACATGGCTTGGTTAGTCTccaacaattgataatccATACCTCCGAGGACAAGTATGTTGTACCCCTGTCGGTGACAATTTCTGATTTTCCCAATTTCAAACATAGAGGATTGATGATTGATTCAGGTCGGAACTTTTTAACAGTGGACTCAATACTTGAACAAATAGATATTATGGCCTTGTCAAAAATGAACTCCTTACATTGGCATTTGGCGGATTCACAAAGTTGGCCTGTGGCATTAGAAAGTTACCCACACATGATAAAAGACGCATACAGTAATGATGAAGTTTATTCCAAGAACGACTTGAAgtatattgttgattatgCTCGTGCAAGAGGTGTGCGCGTGATTCCAGAAATTGACATGCCTGGTCATGCTAGAGCTGGATGGAAACAAGTCGACCCAACAATAGTTGAATGTGCTGATGCATTTTGGACAGATGCCGCTGTTGAACCACCACCAGGACAATTGAACATCGAGTCAGAGAAAACCTATGAGGTAATTTCTAATGTCTACAATGAGTTGTCGgatattttcattgatgATGTTTTCCACGTTGGAAATGatgaattacaagaaaaatgCTATTCGGCTCAACTTCTGCCAAATAACACAGTTACAGACTTGTTAAAGCGATACTTAAAGAAAGCTTTGCCAATTTTTAATAAGGTCAATCACCGGAAACTAACCATGTGGGACGATGTTTTACTATCTGACGTATCAGCAGACAAGATCCCTAGCAACATCACTTTGCAAGTTTGGCATGAGATTAGTGGAGTCAAAAACTTGACTTCCAGGGGATATGATGTTGTAGTGTCGCTGTCTGACTTTTTGTACCTTGATTGTGGTAACGCTGGATGGGTTACAAACGATCCTCGATATGTTGAAACCCCAGAAAACGTTGACTTTAACACAGGTCAAGGAGGAAGTTGGTGTGGACCTTATAAGTCTTATCAACGAATTTACAACTTTGATTTCACTGCTAATTTGacagaaacagaaaaaaaccATGTTTTAGGTGCTGAAGCTGCTTTATGGTCGGAGCAAGTTGATTCTACTGTCTTGACTACAAAGATATGGCCACGTACTGCAGCACTTGCTGAATTGACTTGGAGCGGGAACAAGGATTCCAACGGACACCACAGAGGGTATGAATTCACTCAAAGAATATTAAACTTCAGGGAGTATTTAGTCAAATTAGGATACGGGGTTTCTCCTTTGGTGCCAAAATACTGTTTGCTCAATCCACACGCTTGTGATTTGTACAAAAATCCACCAGTTTATTGA
- the BTS1 gene encoding farnesyltranstransferase (Putative geranylgeranyl diphosphate synthase; repressed by benomyl treatment; Spider biofilm induced), with product MQLDINKLIQPTEAYVPESSDPIVQPYTYISETPSNNQNVRTRFLHAFNDLFYKISDESLLARISEIISVFHNSSLLIDDIEDDSKYRRGVPVAHVKYGIPTTINCGNLMYFVALQQAQQLSGPHGSMEVKFKSSQILIDELLNLHRGQGLDIYWRDYLKKLEKLPDVEEYLEMIKDKTGGLFRLAIKLLSLYSDVKENDQLISLANLMGILYQVRDDYLNLVDAKYSAMKGTTCEDLIEGKLSLPILHCLRTTKDSPVHKILYDYDSSSDRVSQNSLIDLSLSFMKNESKSLEYTLNLIKVLEKKLRQLILKYPESENSALLKIVERLCDL from the coding sequence ATGCAACTAGACATTAACAAATTAATTCAACCTACTGAAGCCTACGTTCCAGAATCTTCAGATCCGATAGTGCAACcttatacatatatatcCGAAACCCCTAGcaataatcaaaatgtTAGAACTCGGTTTTTACATGCATTCAATGATTTGTTTTACAAGATTTCTGATGAGTCCTTACTTGCAAGAATAAGTGAAATTATTTCAGTTTTCCATAACTCTTCATTATTGATAgatgatattgaagatgattcCAAATATCGACGCGGGGTCCCAGTGGCACATGTAAAATATGGGAtcccaacaacaataaattgtGGTAATCTAATGTATTTTGTGGCGTTACAACAAGCTCAACAATTAAGTGGACCGCATGGGAGTATGGAAGTAAAGTTCAAATCGTCacaaattttaattgacGAGTTGCTTAATTTACATCGTGGTCAAGGATTAGATATTTATTGGAGagattatttgaagaaattagaaaagTTACCAGACGTGGAAGAGTATTTGGAAATGATTAAAGATAAAACTGGTGGGTTGTTCAGATTGgcaatcaaattattgcTGTTGTATTCAGATGTCAAAGAAAACGATCAATTAATATCCCTTGCAAATTTAATGGGCATTTTGTATCAAGTTAGAGAcgattatttgaatttagtGGATGCCAAGTATTCTGCGATGAAAGGCACTACATGTGAAGACTTGATAGAGGGAAAGTTATCATTGCCTATATTACATTGTCTAAGAACCACTAAGGATTCACCTGTACACAAAATACTATATGATTACGACTCTAGCTCCGATCGTGTTTCCcaaaattctttaattgaCTTAAGTTTAAGCTTTATGAAAAATGAGTCCAAATCTTTGGAGTATacattgaatttaattaaGGTAttggaaaagaaattaagacaattgattttgaagtATCCTGAGCTGGAGAACTCtgcattattgaaaattgttgaacGTTTATGTGATCTTTAA
- a CDS encoding uncharacterized protein (Protein of unknown function; from Assembly 19; removed from Assembly 20; restored based on comparative genome analysis; F-12/CO2 early biofilm induced) yields MARSGKRTNNTIFRKSLRIQEQKKYAEQDSDVKRYQELLKKDLEKDIPPKRAKGKRKARKKPDDQSVSAPIALPQRPKFASARKSKEEVKPNYSNSNALPPSLMQTTTKSFENRVQLQHTYPELIKLINDNLSRNTIDIPLVHNFAPKNLELEQQRFKIPSNFYKEPNYSLSITDEMEFFFCESIKNEIPLV; encoded by the coding sequence atGGCAAGATCAGGKAAACGTACCAACAACACCATATTCAGGAAGAGTTTACGGATCCAGGAACAAAAGAAGTATGCTGAGCAGGATTCAGATGTAAAACGATATCAAGAATTACTAAAGAAGGATTTAGAAAAAGATATTCCTCCTAAACGAGCGAAGgggaaaagaaaagcaaGAAAGAAACCCGATGATCAAAGTGTCCTGGCACCAATAGCGCTTCCACAACGACCCAAGTTTGCCAGTGCTCGAAAGTCAAAAGAGGAAGTTAAGCccaattattcaaattcgAATGCATTGCCGCCAAGTCTAATGCAAACCACGacaaaatcatttgaaaatagAGTACAACTACAACACACTTACCCtgaattgattaaactAATCAATGATAATTTGTCTCGAAACACAATTGATATACCATTAGTCCATAACTTTGCTCCCAAAAATCTAGAATTAGAACAGCAAAGATTTAAAATTCCATCCAATTTCTATAAAGAACCTAATTATTCATTATCCATAACTGACGAGatggaattttttttttgtgaaAGTATCAAGAATGAAATTCCATTAGTTTAA
- a CDS encoding uncharacterized protein (Ortholog(s) have cytosol, nucleus localization) — MLYLIGLGLSYESDITVRGLETVKKCKRVYLEAYTSILMAANQESLEKFYGREIILADRELVETGSDDILKDADKEDVAFLVVGDPFGATTHTDLVIRARELGIKVETIHNASVMNAVGACGLQLYQFGQTVSLVFFTDSWKPDSFYGKIMENRKIGLHTLLLLDIKVKEQSIENMARGRLIYEPPRYMDIATAAQQLLEIESIRQEQAYTPNTPCVAISRLGSPTQTFKAGTLQELSEYDSGEPLHSLVMLGRQVHELELEYLYQFVDDKEKFKKFVEQDQEFFKPAPYVPPEDVDSE; from the coding sequence atgtTGTACCTCATTGGGTTAGGGTTGTCATACGAATCGGACATCACAGTTAGGGGATTGGAGACAGTTAAGAAATGTAAGAGGGTGTACCTCGAGGCATACACCTCAATTTTGATGGCAGCCAACCAGGAGTCATTGGAAAAGTTCTACGGCAGAGAAATCATATTGGCTGACCGTGAGCTTGTGGAGACAGGGTCAGACgatattttgaaagatgCCGACAAGGAGGATGTGGCATTTTTGGTTGTGGGAGACCCATTTGGGGCCACAACACACACAGACTTGGTCATTCGTGCACGTGAATTGGGGATCAAAGTCGAGACCATCCACAATGCGTCGGTGATGAACGCCGTGGGAGCATGTGGGTTGCAGTTGTACCAGTTTGGACAGACTGTGTCGTTAGTGTTTTTCACCGACTCATGGAAGCCAGACTCTTTCTATGGGAAGATCATGGAGAACAGAAAGATTGGGTTGCACACTTTATTGTTGCTCGATATCAAGGTGAAGGAGCAGAGCATCGAGAACATGGCTAGAGGCAGGTTGATCTATGAACCACCTAGATATATGGACATTGCCACTGCAGCACAACAATTGTTAGAGATTGAGTCGATCAGACAGGAACAGGCATACACACCCAACACACCGTGCGTGGCCATTTCGCGATTGGGGTCACCAACACAGACATTTAAAGCCGGAACATTGCAGGAGTTGAGCGAGTACGATTCTGGTGAGCCATTGCACTCGTTGGTGATGCTTGGGAGACAGGTGCACGAGTTGGAGTTGGAGTACTTGTACCAGTTTGTTGACGACAAGGAGAAGTTCaagaaatttgttgaacaaGATCAAGAGTTTTTCAAACCAGCTCCGTATGTTCCACCGGAGGATGTGGATAGTGAATAG
- a CDS encoding uncharacterized protein (Protein of unknown function; Hap43-repressed gene), with amino-acid sequence MTIYKTALTIPVRDSGLFSIMSNYFIINKLIKTLYPTLTSLPNYGKKYDKQSYWLVESKDRKPSDPVLIFLHGGGYFVQTMPSQIESLLSIYHLLEEPQKSKLSILVLDYKLACHGYKVPYQLTELIDTYTNLVKDGSKNILLMGDSAGGNLALIFLQSLKIDKLSLPYPSSVLLISPWVKLAPDNFQNTPGNSYYDNAAHDMLPFNSHSSELLESLLGDSRVYSLTISPGNCPYNETDWKDIPSLNHPGYSVFVITGEHECFRDDILEWANHSLQSPLTPQKGDSQGRFNPKIHQYIRDTPDTAYAEVLIEPCGVHDSVLYFENSIISILKNNPRLNAKSLDKVEYFGITKVVDFLNKTLSSEEKKGVKPLL; translated from the coding sequence ATGACTATCTACAAGACAGCATTGACCATCCCTGTCAGAGACAGTGGATTATTCTCAATTATGTccaattattttattattaacaaGTTGATCAAGACCTTGTATCCTACATTGACGTCCTTGCCTAATTATGGTAAAAAATACGACAAACAAAGTTATTGGCTCGTGGAAAGCAAAGATAGAAAACCAAGTGACCCTGTTTTGATCTTTTTGCATGGTGGTGGTTATTTTGTTCAGACCATGCCCTCACAAATAGAGTCATTGTTGAGCATTTATCATTTACTTGAAGAGCCCCAGAAGAGCAAGTTGTCAATTTTAGTTTTGGATTATAAGTTGGCCTGTCATGGATACAAAGTTCCTTATCAATTGACAGAATTAATCGACACCTACACCAATTTGGTAAAAGATGGCAGTAAGAACATTTTGTTAATGGGTGATTCTGCTGGTGGCAATTTAGCTTTGATTTTCTTGCAATCTTTAAAAATAGACAAATTGAGTTTGCCATACCCGTCAAGTGTATTATTAATCAGTCCTTGGGTTAAACTTGCACCTGATAATTTCCAGAATACACCTGGTAATTCATACTATGACAACGCTGCTCATGACATGCTTCCATTTAATCTGCATTCCAGTGAATTGTTAGAATCTCTTTTGGGAGACTCACGTGTATACTCTTTAACCATTTCACCAGGTAACTGTCCTTATAATGAAACCGATTGGAAAGACATTCCTTCATTGAATCATCCAGGCTATTCTGTTTTTGTGATTACCGGAGAACACGAATGTTTCCGAGACGATATTTTGGAATGGGCTAATCATTCATTACAATCTCCATTGACACCACAAAAAGGTGATTCCCAAGGTCGTTTCAATCCAAAGATTCATCAGTATATTAGAGACACTCCGGACACTGCTTATGCAGAAGTTTTGATAGAACCATGTGGTGTTCACGATTCTGTTTtgtattttgaaaacagCATTATATCTATACTTAAAAATAATCCTAGATTGAATGCAAAATCTTTGGATAAGGTAGAGTATTTCGGAATTACTAAAGTTGTGGATTTCTTAAACAAGACATTGTCAAGTGAAGAGAAAAAAGGGGTAAAGCCATTGTTATAG
- a CDS encoding uncharacterized protein (Ortholog(s) have cytosol, nucleus localization), which yields MSPTSTTQQPVTSRGYEIGTRGSHNIAKGGKHPYQLPKFTDKKEERKWMLQHMAAAFRVFARKGYTEGTAGHISIRDPIDPNTFWINPLGKHFGLLKASDMVHVDHEGNILPDGAQVAINAAGFSIHSALHHARPDVHAACHTHSVYGKAWSAMGKPLAMINQDVCTFYKSHAVYEDFGGVALEAEEGIHISKALGDGKGVILQNHGLLTVGNTVDEAAYLFTLLEKSCQVQLAAQAALLPGEKLKIIGDEEAAYCERNDGDPETLYTEFQPDFEMEVYLNDDFLK from the coding sequence ATGTCACCAACTTCAACTACCCAACAACCAGTAACATCTCGAGGTTACGAAATCGGAACCAGAGGGTCACATAATATTGCCAAAGGTGGTAAGCATCCTTATCAGTTGCCTAAATTTACCgataaaaaagaagagcGTAAATGGATGCTTCAACATATGGCAGCTGCATTTAGGGTTTTTGCTAGAAAAGGTTATACTGAAGGTACTGCTGGGCATATATCAATTCGTGATCCAATAGACCCAAACACATTTTGGATCAACCCCTTGGGAAAACATTTTGGACTACTCAAAGCAAGTGATATGGTACATGTTGATCACGAAGGAAACATTTTACCAGATGGTGCACAGGTTGCCATAAACGCTGCTGGGTTTTCGATTCATAGTGCATTGCATCATGCTCGACCGGACGTTCATGCTGCTTGTCATACCCACTCAGTATATGGTAAAGCTTGGTCAGCTATGGGCAAACCTTTGGCCATGATTAATCAAGATGTTTGTACCTTCTATAAAAGTCACGCAGTTTATGAGGATTTTGGTGGTGTAGCTTTAGAAGCTGAAGAAGGTATACATATATCCAAAGCTTTGGGTGATGGTAAAGGTGTtattttacaaaatcaTGGATTATTGACTGTTGGAAACACAGTGGATGAAGCAGCATATTTGTTCACTCTATTGGAAAAATCGTGTCAAGTCCAATTGGCAGCACAAGCAGCACTCTTGCCtggtgaaaaattaaaaatcatTGGTGACGAAGAAGCTGCTTATTGTGAGAGGAATGACGGGGATCCAGAGACGTTGTATACTGAATTTCAACCTGATTTTGAGATGGAGGTATATTTGAATGATGACTTCTTGAAATAA
- the FGR27 gene encoding Fgr27p (Zn(II)2Cys6 transcription factor; transposon mutation affects filamentous growth; required for yeast cell adherence to silicone substrate; Spider biofilm induced) gives MSAPIVETKKASKRRIRRIPDDQRQKVSSACDNCKKRKFKCSGEKPCFECSKKGHDCTYTIIDKRSLRGERMAKLKQKKDNNEKQRELVNEQIAQSSIIHPQITPVLPVPEYANVTYQDSSHSTVSGNDSYHLSSSSSIPQNLPAIVLPDTLRDPNNRGILTPGSTPNSVSSESSVSNVCVPKSLQPLLSFPLENKNNLRHKSEEPDMDNNTNNVPKKGGISNQEGKSAILLVDKSGAFRYMGETSPLSVLYEARGIFYEYVGSTKLTEDLRGCPVTDKPLKITMKEAAPLPHPSERDVYIERFKVNINGAYFVFDMDKFYEEIVDKVYENPNSDLVQENRVLLYFVLAIGSTYKDFSERNPQAEKGAHYFESGRLILRDLVEDSAMWCVLCHYLQFHYYESILKKSTALVHLTAAINYAQSLGLHRNFVNEQFSKLTAEYEYRRKLFRSLYISDRISSVFIGRPLIINDYDWDDPARFKNTNASVLPLDFNSKCHIELTRICTLVGRIVANFYQDKMIDVKKTKNLAIQLRLWSKGLDPELAFGNVLNPSQISNNEDNGNTVILLGIHILHLWAVMLLSRPFFMFEAISKINPEMRKSFEEEEELSKQLCQAATKASILAIKLMNHYINTTFHEIKRMECYVIITCCFYASIILGITILNGTFEEAGYTENDLMNSLKDAQYILSQFSVCNKGAERYSEINLDLISALVNRHKGKEVKPVVDNWSCNLFNDFNFGDTSGQNDVQTMMDFQQFFVSSDLIQFEEITDGTSSLPFDYNNYNLFFGDKL, from the coding sequence ATGTCAGCTCCTATAgttgaaaccaaaaaagcatctaaaagaagaattagaagaatCCCAGATGACCAAAGACAAAAAGTTTCAAGTGCTTGTGATAACTGTAAAAAGAGGAAGTTTAAATGTTCAGGAGAAAAACCTTGTTTTGAGTGCCTGAAAAAGGGACATGATTGTACATATACGATTATTGATAAACGGTCTTTAAGAGGTGAAAGAATGgcaaaattaaaacagAAGAAAGACAACAATGAGAAACAAAGAGAATTAGTTAACGAACAAATCGCTCAAAGTTCCATTATTCATCCACAAATCACTCCAGTCTTACCCGTTCCCGAGTATGCTAATGTAACGTACCAAGATTCTTCACATTCCACGGTAAGTGGAAACGATTCCTATCATTTATCATCAAGTTCTCTGATACCACAGAACTTGCCTGCTATTGTCCTTCCAGACACATTAAGAGATCCCAACAATCGTGGAATCTTAACACCTGGATCTACTCCTAATTCAGTGTCATCGGAATCCAGTGTGAGTAATGTTTGCGTTCCAAAATCTTTGCAACCTTTACTCTCTTTTCCATTagaaaacaagaataaCTTGCGACACAAATCAGAAGAACCGGATATggataataatactaacaaTGTTCCTAAAAAGGGTGGTATTTCCAATCAAGAGGGTAAAAGTGCAATATTATTGGTAGATAAATCTGGTGCATTTAGGTATATGGGAGAGACCAGTCCCTTGTCAGTCTTATACGAAGCGAGGGGTATATTCTATGAGTATGTTGgttcaacaaaattgacTGAGGATCTTCGTGGCTGTCCTGTAACCGATAAACCATTGAAAATCACAATGAAAGAAGCAGCCCCGTTACCACATCCAAGTGAAAGAGATGTTTATATAGAACGATTCAAAGTAAACATTAATGGTGCTTATTTCGTATTTGATATGGATAAATTTTACGAGGAAATTGTGGATAAGGTATATGAAAATCCAAACAGTGATTTGGTGCAAGAAAACCGAGTGTTATTGTACTTTGTTTTGGCTATTGGGTCAACTTACAAGGACTTTAGTGAAAGAAACCCACAGGCAGAAAAGGGGGCAcattattttgaaagtGGAAGATTGATACTACGTGATTTGGTAGAAGACTCCGCCATGTGGTGTGTTTTGTGCCATTATTtgcaatttcattattatgaatcgatattgaagaaatccACTGCTTTAGTGCATCTTACTGCAGCAATCAATTACGCACAGTCTTTGGGGTTGCATCGCAACTTTGTTAATGAacagttttcaaaattaacTGCTGAATACGAGTACCGCAGAAAACTCTTTCGAAGCCTTTACATATCTGATCGTATATCATCGGTATTTATTGGTAGACCGCTAATAATCAATGACTATGATTGGGATGATCCAGCACGATTCAAAAATACAAACGCTTCAGTCCTACCActtgatttcaattcaaaatgcCATATCGAGCTTACCAGAATATGCACTTTAGTTGGAAGAATAGTCGCCAATTTTTATCAAGATAAAATGATAGATGTgaagaaaaccaaaaatttaGCTATACAGTTGAGACTATGGTCAAAAGGTTTAGATCCTGAGCTAGCATTTGGTAATGTATTGAATCCTTCACAGATATCTAACAATGAAGATAATGGTAACACTGTCATATTGTTGGGTATTCATATATTGCACTTATGGGCAGTTATGTTGTTGAGTCGTCCCTTTTTTATGTTTGAAGCTATCAGTAAAATAAATCCTGAGATGCGTAAATCGtttgaagaagaggaagagtTAAGCAAACAGTTATGCCAAGCAGCTACAAAGGCCTCTATTTTAGCAATCAAGTTGATGAATCATTATATTAATACTACGTTCCACGAAATAAAGCGCATGGAGTGTTATGTGATTATAACTTGTTGCTTTTATGCTTCGATTATACTAGGTATAACTATTCTCAATGGGACATTTGAAGAAGCTGGTTACACtgaaaatgatttgatGAATCTGTTGAAAGACGCTCAATATATCTTGTCGCAGTTTTCAGTTTGCAACAAAGGTGCCGAGAGATATTCAGAAATAAATTTAGATTTAATCTCGGCGTTGGTAAATCGACACAAGGGTAAAGAAGTGAAACCAGTAGTGGACAATTGGAGTtgcaatttgtttaatgatttcaacTTTGGAGATACTTCTGGCCAAAATGATGTTCAGACAATGATGgattttcaacaattttttgtgTCACTGGATCTTATacaatttgaagaaatcacCGATGGGACAAGTTCTTTACCCTTTGATTATAAcaattataatttgtttttcgGTGACAAATTGTAA